The following are from one region of the Scylla paramamosain isolate STU-SP2022 chromosome 23, ASM3559412v1, whole genome shotgun sequence genome:
- the LOC135112275 gene encoding uncharacterized protein LOC135112275: MFSQSNTTLRQVGEEELDILKERLACHLPHSLIVYGSVSLASHYGIHYLHPTSILVPADPCPSCLTITALISKGVQCIGVFWSPAEHTALDVARFLFHIPDLNRSQPVLLMGCASILQLSSLGIVGGQRLHVQVKFQGHIYNLETPAILDIKLSPQYYMSSLKEEDALMVWTHWKANYFDTEDGIRHDIAHLPSVSIRKRSPTDSVESLQKEAGENLVSWIRTTKNGWMGNTFTQLQHRRKGLASKATLALAHQLLQKGLLAYVVIENNNTASMKFHDALGFKWQCAFCTLELLPVDKNI, translated from the exons ATGTTCTCGCAGAGCAATACGACCCTTCGCcaggtgggagaggaagagctgGACATTCTGAAAGAGAGACTGGCCTGCcacctgcctcactccctcatt GTGTATGGCAGCGTGAGTCTGGCGTCGCACTACGGCATTCACTACCTTCATCCTACCTCCATCCTGGTGCCTGCCGACCCCTGTCCTTCCTGTCTCACCATCACTGCCTTGATCTCCAAG GGTGTACAGTGCATTGGGGTGTTCTGGAGTCCTGCAGAGCACACTGCCTTAGATGTAGCCCGCTTTCTCTTTCACATCCCTGACTTGAACCGCAGTCAGCCAGTGCTTTTGATGGGCTGCGCTAGCATCCTGCAGCTATCA TCACTGGGCATCGTTGGTGGGCAGCGATTGCACGTTCAGGTAAAGTTCCAAGGACATATATACAACCTCGAGACACCAGCAATACTGGACATTAA GCTGTCTCCACAATATTACATGagcagcctgaaggaagaagatgcaTTAATGGTCTGGACACACTGGAAGGCCAATTACTTTGACACAGAGGATGGTATAAGACATGACATTGCCCATCTCCCATCCGTTAGTATTCGTAAACGCAGCCCTACAGACAGTGTTGAGTCACTGCAGAAGGAGGCAGGAGAGAATTTAGTGTCGTGGATTCGCACGACCAAAAACGGTTGGATGGGTAACACTTTCACGCAACTGCAGCATCGTCGAAAGGGCCTGGCAAGCAAAGCCACCCTGGCCTTGGCACACCAGCTGCTGCAGAAAGGTCTCCTGGCTTATGTTGTAATTGAAAACAATAACACTGCTTCCATGAAATTCCACGATGCCCTGGGTTTCAAGTGGCAGTGTGCCTTTTGCACACTTGAGCTACTTCCTGTTGACAAGAACATCTAG